Proteins co-encoded in one Cytophaga hutchinsonii ATCC 33406 genomic window:
- a CDS encoding glycosyltransferase family 117 protein yields the protein MTYNRINNLVGWLVFLIATFVYVSTMEPTASFWDCGEFISTSYKLMVPHPPGAPIFLLVGRFFSLFASDPQHVAYCVNLVSALSSAFTVLFLFWSITMIAKKLAKTDQGFFSTGQIISVMGAGVVGSLAYTFSDSAWFSAVEAEVYAMSSFFTAIVFWAILKWEAHSDEAASERWLIFIAYLVGLSIGVHLLNLTAIPALAFVYYFKKYDKINITGSLVTLLISVVLLGVVMVGIIPGLPSIASSFELFFVNSMGLGFGSGVITFMILLVGGLSYAIYYSQKTGKRLLNISLLSLGFILIGYFSYGIIVIRSHYNPPIDMNDPENVMTFTSYLKREQYGDRPLLKGPNFTAKVQEYKKTSPVYVPVKDAKGKDKYIISDYKVEPVYKQKDMGLFPRMYSNQPGHPEQYRSWMHFSKNHVPTFGENISFMFTYQMGHMYWRYFLWNFAGRMGDEQDSSWLGPNNWFTLDADTSQFASKARNNFFLLPLIAGMLGFSFQITRDWKNGTIVAMLFFFTGLAIIIYLNQPPTEPRERDYTFAASFYAFSIWIGLCVVFLTETFEKYVLKNKTVAASVASLGLLVVPALMGSEGWDDHDRSKRYYQVESARNLLNSCAPNAVLFTGGDNDTYPLWYAQEVEGVRTDVRVCNLSLLNTDWYIKQMQSKAYLSDSLPIGLTPDQYRQGTNDYIYLDGESYEKNKNAIINLPIFLDLVKKKDRQVTRIYNDNELSVYPTPNFLLPVDTAAVAKSGIVPAKFAPFITPQIAFTVEGGGMDKRTYAILNLLVNNNWKRPVYFSTTLSPSDYIGMQRYLQLEGMAYRLLPVEVPGGSQGWINTDLMLKNMMKYEFTNLDDPNVFYDENYQRFTINTKSQYYTLAGQLIQEGRNKEAKDAILYCFTKIQSPAIPYDYLNAYMVGQLFKIGEKELAFKYATDIKKYTQGVISYIKADNIKETNKKRTTAITLQVLAQTLKDNGYTKEAEDIEAFLVESNLNKEIR from the coding sequence ATGACTTACAATAGAATCAACAATCTTGTCGGGTGGCTCGTATTTCTGATCGCTACCTTTGTTTACGTTTCAACTATGGAACCAACCGCCAGTTTCTGGGACTGCGGAGAATTTATTTCAACCTCTTATAAATTGATGGTGCCACACCCGCCGGGCGCACCGATATTTTTATTAGTTGGCCGTTTCTTTTCATTATTTGCCAGCGATCCACAGCATGTAGCGTATTGCGTGAATTTAGTTTCTGCTTTATCAAGTGCATTCACTGTGCTGTTCCTGTTCTGGTCTATCACAATGATTGCAAAAAAACTTGCTAAAACGGACCAGGGATTCTTCTCAACCGGACAGATCATTTCTGTTATGGGCGCAGGTGTTGTAGGCAGCTTAGCGTATACCTTCTCTGACTCAGCATGGTTCTCTGCTGTAGAAGCGGAAGTGTATGCCATGTCTTCTTTCTTTACAGCAATCGTTTTCTGGGCGATCTTAAAATGGGAAGCACATTCAGACGAAGCTGCTTCTGAGCGCTGGCTCATCTTTATCGCTTACCTGGTTGGTCTTTCCATCGGGGTTCACTTACTGAACTTAACCGCTATTCCTGCGTTGGCTTTTGTATACTATTTTAAAAAGTATGACAAAATTAATATCACAGGTTCATTGGTTACCTTATTAATAAGCGTTGTATTATTAGGTGTTGTAATGGTTGGTATCATACCAGGCCTTCCATCTATTGCATCAAGCTTTGAATTGTTTTTTGTAAACTCAATGGGCTTGGGCTTTGGTTCAGGTGTTATTACGTTTATGATCCTTTTGGTAGGTGGTCTTTCTTATGCTATTTACTACTCTCAGAAAACAGGCAAACGTTTATTAAACATTTCTCTTTTATCCTTAGGCTTTATTCTGATCGGTTATTTTTCTTACGGTATCATTGTTATCCGTTCGCATTACAATCCGCCGATTGATATGAACGACCCGGAGAATGTTATGACATTCACTTCGTATTTAAAACGTGAACAGTACGGCGACCGTCCGTTGCTGAAAGGACCAAACTTTACGGCAAAAGTTCAGGAGTACAAAAAAACGAGCCCGGTATATGTACCTGTAAAAGATGCAAAAGGAAAAGATAAATACATCATCTCGGATTATAAAGTAGAACCGGTATACAAACAAAAAGACATGGGGCTGTTCCCGCGTATGTACAGCAATCAGCCTGGTCATCCGGAACAGTACAGAAGCTGGATGCACTTCAGCAAAAACCATGTGCCTACCTTCGGTGAAAATATTTCATTTATGTTTACTTACCAGATGGGCCATATGTACTGGAGATATTTCTTATGGAACTTTGCAGGCCGTATGGGCGACGAACAGGATTCGTCCTGGTTAGGACCAAACAACTGGTTTACACTGGATGCGGATACGTCTCAATTTGCAAGCAAGGCGCGTAACAATTTCTTCCTGCTTCCTTTAATTGCAGGGATGCTGGGCTTCAGTTTCCAGATCACACGTGACTGGAAAAACGGAACCATTGTTGCCATGCTCTTCTTCTTTACAGGTTTAGCAATTATTATTTATTTGAATCAGCCGCCAACAGAACCCCGCGAACGTGATTATACATTTGCGGCATCGTTTTATGCGTTCTCCATCTGGATCGGTTTATGCGTTGTTTTCCTAACCGAAACGTTTGAAAAATATGTCCTGAAAAATAAAACTGTTGCAGCATCTGTTGCAAGCCTTGGCCTTCTCGTTGTTCCGGCACTTATGGGTTCTGAAGGCTGGGACGATCACGACAGAAGCAAACGTTATTACCAGGTTGAATCTGCCCGCAATTTATTGAACAGCTGTGCACCAAACGCTGTATTATTTACCGGCGGCGATAATGATACGTATCCGTTGTGGTATGCGCAGGAAGTTGAAGGCGTTCGAACAGATGTACGCGTTTGTAATTTAAGTTTATTAAATACAGACTGGTACATCAAACAGATGCAGAGCAAAGCGTACTTGTCTGATTCATTACCGATCGGCTTAACACCTGATCAATACAGACAAGGTACTAATGACTACATTTATTTAGATGGCGAGAGCTATGAAAAAAATAAAAATGCGATCATCAACCTTCCTATTTTCCTTGACCTTGTTAAGAAAAAAGACAGACAGGTAACACGTATTTATAACGACAACGAATTGAGTGTTTATCCGACACCTAATTTCTTATTGCCGGTTGATACAGCAGCTGTAGCGAAATCAGGAATTGTTCCTGCTAAGTTTGCGCCGTTCATTACACCACAGATAGCGTTTACCGTTGAAGGCGGTGGTATGGATAAGCGTACCTATGCGATCCTGAATTTATTGGTTAATAATAACTGGAAACGTCCGGTTTATTTCTCTACTACTTTATCACCGTCTGATTACATCGGCATGCAGCGGTACCTTCAATTAGAAGGGATGGCATATCGCCTGCTTCCGGTTGAAGTGCCGGGCGGAAGCCAGGGCTGGATCAATACAGATCTTATGCTTAAGAATATGATGAAGTATGAATTCACAAACCTGGATGACCCGAACGTATTCTACGATGAAAACTATCAGCGTTTCACTATCAATACAAAAAGCCAGTACTATACGCTTGCAGGCCAGTTGATTCAGGAAGGAAGAAATAAAGAAGCAAAAGATGCCATCTTATATTGCTTTACAAAAATTCAAAGCCCTGCTATCCCGTATGATTATCTGAATGCCTATATGGTTGGCCAGTTATTTAAGATCGGTGAAAAAGAATTAGCCTTTAAATATGCTACAGATATTAAGAAGTATACACAAGGTGTGATCTCATATATTAAAGCGGATAACATTAAAGAAACAAATAAGAAACGTACAACAGCTATTACCTTACAGGTATTAGCTCAAACACTGAAAGATAATGGTTACACAAAAGAGGCTGAAGACATAGAAGCCTTCCTGGTTGAGTCGAACTTAAATAAAGAAATCAGATAA
- the glgP gene encoding alpha-glucan family phosphorylase — protein MHIFYPINPEYNTSVAYFSMEFAIHQPLKVYSGGLGFLSGSHMRSAGAMGQNLVGIGMLWKFGYYDQARNEDLTMRVDYTTKYYSFFEETGITVPVNVFGKDVFVKAYLLKPTVFGTAPMYFLTTDIPENDYLSRTISHHLYDPNEETRIAQSIILGIGGGKVLDALNHNIDVYHINEGHALPIAFHIYDHYKNWEDVKRRFVFTTHTPEKAGNEEHAFDLLQRASFFGNVPIEEIYKLNADVDGRFDYTLAALKMAKKANGVSQLHGEVARKMWQGFENICPIDHITNSQNVDYWADKALLQAYHEQNDNWIRIRKKELKKQLFELIADQTGDILDPDILTIVWSRRFAGYKRPDLIMRDYNRFMDLIDRVNQPIQVIWAGKPYPLDQEAIGIFNKILQTTLISSRAVILVGYELGLSALLKKGADVWLNNPRYTREASGTSGMTAAMSATLNLSNMDGWVMEFGKNMENSFVMDHSTAADVNEQDNQDAYFLYKKLEEEVIPTYYTDQKKWSQMIRKSMDDIFPFFNSDRMADEYYKKLYNS, from the coding sequence ATGCATATATTTTATCCGATCAATCCGGAATACAATACTTCCGTTGCGTATTTCTCCATGGAATTTGCCATTCACCAGCCGTTAAAAGTATACTCAGGGGGATTAGGTTTTTTATCCGGTTCGCACATGCGCAGCGCCGGCGCAATGGGGCAGAACCTTGTGGGTATCGGCATGTTGTGGAAGTTTGGTTATTACGACCAGGCAAGAAACGAGGACCTTACCATGCGGGTCGATTACACCACTAAGTATTATTCGTTTTTTGAAGAAACCGGTATTACCGTTCCGGTGAATGTGTTTGGAAAAGATGTGTTTGTTAAGGCGTATTTATTGAAACCTACCGTCTTTGGTACCGCGCCGATGTATTTTTTAACAACCGATATTCCTGAAAACGATTATCTCTCCCGTACCATTTCACATCATTTATATGATCCGAACGAAGAAACACGGATCGCGCAAAGCATTATCCTGGGTATTGGCGGGGGAAAAGTGCTGGATGCCCTGAACCATAATATTGATGTTTACCATATAAATGAAGGACATGCCTTGCCGATTGCATTTCATATTTATGATCATTATAAAAATTGGGAAGATGTTAAAAGACGCTTTGTATTTACAACACATACACCCGAGAAAGCCGGAAATGAAGAACATGCATTTGACCTTCTTCAGCGCGCTTCGTTTTTTGGCAATGTACCCATAGAAGAGATTTATAAGCTGAATGCAGATGTTGACGGCAGGTTCGACTACACCCTGGCTGCATTGAAAATGGCTAAAAAAGCGAACGGCGTTTCGCAGCTGCACGGTGAAGTAGCACGAAAGATGTGGCAGGGATTTGAAAATATTTGTCCGATTGACCACATAACCAATTCACAGAATGTTGATTATTGGGCTGATAAAGCGCTGCTGCAGGCGTATCACGAGCAGAACGACAATTGGATCCGGATCCGGAAAAAAGAACTGAAGAAACAATTATTTGAACTTATTGCCGACCAGACCGGAGATATTCTTGACCCGGATATATTAACCATTGTATGGAGCAGACGTTTTGCCGGATACAAACGCCCGGATCTGATCATGCGCGATTACAACCGTTTTATGGATCTGATTGACCGCGTAAATCAGCCGATACAGGTAATCTGGGCAGGAAAGCCCTATCCGCTGGATCAGGAAGCCATTGGTATATTTAATAAAATTCTGCAGACAACACTGATCTCAAGCCGTGCGGTAATATTGGTTGGTTATGAACTTGGACTGTCTGCACTGCTGAAGAAAGGGGCCGATGTATGGCTGAACAATCCGCGCTATACCCGCGAAGCCTCCGGAACCAGTGGTATGACGGCAGCGATGAGTGCTACACTCAATCTGTCTAACATGGACGGCTGGGTAATGGAATTTGGTAAAAACATGGAAAACAGTTTTGTAATGGATCATTCCACGGCGGCTGATGTAAATGAACAGGACAACCAGGATGCCTATTTCTTATATAAAAAATTAGAGGAAGAAGTGATTCCGACGTATTATACCGACCAGAAAAAGTGGTCTCAGATGATCCGCAAGAGCATGGATGATATCTTTCCATTCTTTAATTCAGACCGTATGGCAGACGAATATTATAAGAAACTGTATAATTCCTGA
- a CDS encoding DUF4856 domain-containing protein produces the protein MSTFTLKNRILLLLVVLLGFTTACKKKDKDEETPAPAATSFRTTKIDYSTLTATTSYKTAFKNEAGDTTVNRDLGRNRLRMFRALIAYVGSSISGNVDLDSATMSNMFANKNNPFTGVYADLNNLDISIKEVTASSKADQADIHDYLEYAFGQMARISKERANAATKGFAGKHSTGNYLVDEAGIEWAQIIQKTLIGAYHLDYIGNVLLNTGLNADNTKLVTGKKYTQLEQNWDEAYGFFSNNDIYYDGATAESAPKIDNSKAEYYLGAYAWEYNRKNFGKLHSAFLKGRAAIHNNDMTEVKAQAKIIREVLEYAIGAAAHGYMGKSVGAPHSFGEGFGFINATSFCTLTGADDEFAADLIEDLFPENTPTTFYDITVTEYTTVRNKLVTKFNIQ, from the coding sequence ATGTCAACGTTTACGTTAAAAAACCGCATTCTGCTGCTTTTAGTAGTGCTTTTAGGCTTTACTACCGCTTGTAAGAAAAAAGATAAGGATGAAGAAACGCCTGCACCTGCAGCAACAAGCTTTAGAACTACAAAAATTGATTACAGCACGTTAACGGCTACAACTTCATACAAAACAGCATTTAAAAATGAAGCTGGTGATACTACGGTTAACCGTGACCTTGGAAGAAACCGTTTAAGAATGTTCAGAGCATTGATCGCTTACGTTGGTTCATCTATCTCTGGAAATGTTGATCTGGATTCTGCAACAATGAGCAACATGTTTGCAAATAAAAATAATCCGTTCACAGGTGTTTATGCAGATTTAAATAATTTAGACATCAGCATTAAAGAAGTAACCGCATCTTCAAAAGCAGATCAGGCAGATATTCATGATTATTTAGAATATGCTTTCGGACAAATGGCTCGTATCAGCAAAGAAAGAGCAAACGCTGCTACAAAAGGATTTGCAGGTAAACATTCTACAGGAAATTACTTAGTGGATGAAGCAGGTATTGAGTGGGCACAAATCATTCAGAAAACATTGATTGGTGCATACCACTTGGATTACATCGGTAATGTATTATTAAATACAGGTTTGAATGCAGACAATACAAAATTAGTAACAGGTAAAAAATATACACAATTAGAGCAGAACTGGGATGAAGCATATGGTTTCTTCAGTAATAATGATATTTATTATGATGGAGCAACAGCTGAAAGCGCACCTAAAATTGACAATAGCAAGGCTGAATATTATTTAGGTGCATATGCATGGGAATACAATAGAAAAAACTTTGGCAAATTACATAGTGCTTTCTTAAAAGGTCGTGCAGCTATTCATAACAACGATATGACAGAAGTAAAAGCACAGGCAAAAATTATCAGAGAAGTTTTGGAATATGCTATTGGAGCCGCGGCACATGGTTATATGGGTAAGTCGGTTGGCGCACCACATTCATTCGGTGAAGGTTTTGGATTTATCAATGCAACGTCTTTCTGTACATTAACAGGTGCTGATGATGAATTTGCTGCTGATTTGATTGAGGATCTATTCCCTGAAAATACGCCAACTACATTCTACGATATTACAGTAACTGAATACACAACTGTTAGAAACAAACTAGTTACAAAATTCAATATTCAATAA
- a CDS encoding imelysin family protein → MKYSIVHSIVFFSIILVLGSCGNKDKGTTVPEGNPSDREAMLKNVADNIVIPANAKFEIKLDNMIAKSDVFRNNPTVTTLSEYRIAWAEAYIEWQKIGIFDFGPAADVALNSYMNVYPANVSNINANILSGNANLEVFESYSAQGFPAIDYLINGSADTDDDIVALYVTGEDADKRKAYLLRLTNQMHAKFEAVNAAWKGDYRNTFVSSTGTGLNASTSVMVNGIVFYYERFIRSGKFGIPSGAMTGTPLNASVEAYYKKDIGKILAQTAQQAFVDYFNGKGVTTGIEGPSLKTYLNALDAKDATTKQPLSEIINNQFTVVDSKLNVLSDNLSNEVLTNKAAMVAVYNEMQKAVRMLKVDMTSALSVTITYTDNDGD, encoded by the coding sequence ATGAAGTACTCTATAGTTCATTCAATAGTATTTTTTTCAATAATACTTGTATTAGGGTCTTGTGGTAACAAAGATAAAGGCACAACTGTTCCGGAAGGAAACCCTTCAGATAGAGAGGCAATGCTTAAAAATGTTGCTGATAATATTGTAATTCCTGCAAACGCTAAATTTGAAATAAAGCTGGATAATATGATTGCAAAATCAGATGTATTCAGAAACAATCCTACAGTAACTACATTATCTGAATACAGAATTGCCTGGGCAGAAGCTTATATTGAGTGGCAAAAGATCGGGATTTTTGATTTTGGTCCGGCTGCAGATGTTGCGCTGAATTCATATATGAATGTATATCCGGCAAATGTCTCAAATATAAATGCGAATATACTTTCTGGTAATGCGAATCTTGAAGTATTCGAATCTTATTCAGCACAAGGCTTTCCCGCTATTGATTATCTGATCAACGGTTCAGCGGATACAGATGATGATATTGTTGCTTTATATGTAACGGGCGAAGATGCAGATAAACGTAAAGCATATTTATTAAGACTTACCAATCAGATGCATGCAAAGTTTGAAGCGGTAAATGCTGCCTGGAAAGGTGATTACAGAAATACATTTGTTTCAAGTACCGGTACTGGATTAAATGCATCAACGTCTGTAATGGTAAACGGTATTGTTTTTTATTACGAACGTTTTATCCGTTCCGGCAAATTCGGTATTCCGTCAGGAGCCATGACCGGAACGCCATTGAATGCGTCTGTTGAAGCCTATTATAAAAAAGATATCGGCAAGATCTTAGCACAAACGGCGCAGCAGGCTTTCGTAGATTATTTTAATGGTAAGGGCGTAACAACTGGTATTGAAGGGCCATCTTTAAAAACATATCTGAATGCACTGGATGCAAAGGATGCAACTACAAAGCAACCTTTATCGGAGATTATTAATAATCAGTTTACAGTTGTTGACAGTAAATTAAACGTGTTGTCTGATAACTTAAGCAATGAGGTTTTAACAAACAAGGCTGCTATGGTCGCTGTGTATAATGAAATGCAGAAGGCTGTACGTATGCTTAAAGTGGATATGACATCTGCCTTGAGTGTAACCATTACCTATACAGATAACGACGGGGATTGA
- a CDS encoding HTTM domain-containing protein has protein sequence MMNVKSYFLKSTPVAPLVVFRIGLGIMLFVSIIRFWANGWIEDLYIRPDYFFPYYGFEFVRPLGAYTYGLFAICGLSALFVALGFYYRLSILTLFLSFTYIELIDKTTYLNHYYFVSMICFLMIFLPAQVYFSIDAYRNRKIEATHIPLWCIDALKLFVLFLYVFAGLAKINPDWLLQAMPLKIWLPAHNDMPVIGFLFNYTWVAYAFSWFGCLYDLSIAFLLWNKQTRPVAYVLVIAFHVLTSLLFPIGIFPYVMIVTALIFFSPEFHQKVIESLQRLFFFSNEKMLYAKADYVYSSYGQHFVKGIFFAFFVVQLLLPLRFLCYPGSLFWTEQGYRFSWRVMLMEKAGYAQFTVRDETGKFIVVNNNEFLTVLQEKMMATQPDMMLQYAHILAEYYARHGFHNPQVYADTYVTLNGRLGKMLIDPTVDLAKEEESFASKNWILLYNE, from the coding sequence ATGATGAATGTTAAGAGCTATTTCTTAAAATCAACACCGGTTGCTCCGTTGGTTGTTTTCAGAATTGGTTTAGGAATAATGCTCTTCGTGAGCATTATCCGTTTCTGGGCGAATGGCTGGATCGAAGATCTATACATTCGCCCGGATTATTTTTTTCCGTATTACGGGTTTGAGTTTGTGCGTCCGTTAGGAGCATATACCTACGGGCTCTTCGCTATCTGCGGACTCTCAGCCTTGTTTGTCGCGCTGGGTTTTTACTACCGCCTTTCTATCCTCACCTTATTTTTAAGTTTTACCTACATTGAACTGATCGATAAAACCACCTATCTCAATCATTATTATTTTGTAAGCATGATCTGCTTTCTGATGATCTTTCTGCCCGCGCAGGTATATTTTTCAATAGATGCATACCGGAACAGAAAAATTGAAGCAACGCATATACCGCTGTGGTGCATTGATGCACTGAAATTATTTGTACTGTTTTTATATGTGTTTGCCGGGCTTGCCAAAATAAATCCGGATTGGCTGCTGCAGGCCATGCCTTTAAAAATATGGCTGCCGGCGCACAACGATATGCCGGTCATCGGATTTTTATTTAACTACACCTGGGTCGCTTATGCATTCAGCTGGTTCGGCTGCCTGTATGATCTCAGCATCGCTTTTTTATTGTGGAATAAACAAACAAGACCTGTAGCCTACGTATTGGTCATTGCCTTTCATGTACTCACATCGCTGCTGTTCCCCATCGGGATCTTCCCCTATGTAATGATTGTTACTGCGTTAATTTTCTTTTCTCCAGAATTCCATCAAAAAGTTATTGAATCTTTACAAAGACTATTCTTTTTTTCAAATGAAAAGATGTTATATGCCAAAGCGGATTATGTGTACAGCAGCTACGGTCAGCACTTTGTAAAGGGAATATTTTTCGCTTTTTTTGTGGTACAGTTGCTCCTTCCGCTGCGGTTTCTTTGTTATCCGGGATCGTTATTCTGGACAGAACAGGGCTATCGTTTCTCCTGGCGCGTAATGCTGATGGAAAAAGCAGGTTACGCACAATTCACTGTAAGGGATGAAACCGGAAAATTTATTGTTGTCAATAACAATGAATTTTTAACCGTACTGCAGGAAAAAATGATGGCTACACAGCCCGATATGATGCTTCAATACGCACACATATTGGCTGAATATTATGCCAGACATGGCTTTCACAATCCGCAGGTATATGCAGATACCTATGTTACATTAAACGGACGGTTAGGAAAAATGCTGATTGACCCCACAGTGGACCTTGCAAAAGAAGAAGAATCGTTCGCGTCCAAAAACTGGATTCTATTATATAATGAATAA